Within the Feifania hominis genome, the region AGACATTGTCGACACGGCGAAATCCGCTGTGTTCGCCGCCCATCCCGATGCGTTCTGCGTGTCTGGTCTCACCGCCGGCGCCGACACCGACACCCAGCTTCTCTACAAGGTCAAAGAGGCCGTGCCGGACACTCTGGTGTTCTGCAACACCGGCGTCAAGCCCCACACGGTTGCCACGCAGCTCACCGCTGCCGACGGCTGCGTGACCGGCACCACGTTCAAAGTGGACGGCAAGTTCGACAACCTCGTCGATCCGCCGAGAGTCAAGGACTTCATGAACATCGTCAAAGAGTTCAGAAAGAGCAAAGGTCTCTAATCACAGAATCAAAGCCCGGCGCTGCAGCGCCGGGCTTTTTCCATCGGTGCTGTTTTTCTGTGGATTTCTGCGCCGTTTCATATTATAATAGAGTTACCGAAATTTGCGAGAAGATGGTGATATATTTGTCCAGACAATATTTTATGGGAATTGACATCGGAACTTATGAGAGCAAGGGCGTGCTCTCTGACGATTGCGGCAACATTGTAGCAAAGCATGTGGCAAAGCACGAGCTTCTCACCCCGAAGCCCGGCTGGTGTGAACACGACGCCGAGCGAGACTGGTGGGGTGACTTGTGCACCATCTCAAAAAATCTCATTGAGAAGAGCGGCGTCAGCCCGAACCAGATTGAAGCGCTGGGCTGCAGCACCGCGGCGACCTGCTGCGTACCGGTGGACCGCGAGCTCAAGCCCCTGCGAAACGCCATTCTCTATGGGGTTGACACACGCACGGCCAAAGAGATCGAGTATGTCAAATCTCTCTTTGACGAGAAAGAGTTCATCGCCCGCTACCACAATCCCATCACAACCCAGTCCTTTGTGCCGAAAGTGCTCTGGATCAAGAACAACGAGCCCGAAGTCTATGAAAAAACCTACAAATTTTTGCTTGGCACATCTTTTCTTGTGGCGCGTCTGACGGGCAATTTTGTCGCCGACCGGTACTCTCTGGCGGCCTTTGTTCCCGTCTATGACATTGAAAAAGGCGACTACGACGACGCCTACATGGGCCTCTGCTGCCGGCGCGATCAGCTGCCCGACCCGATGTGGACCACCGAGATCGGCGGCCGCGTCACAGCAGAGGCTGCAAAGGCCACCGGCCTTGCCGAGGGAACGCCCGTGATCGTCGGCACCGCCGACGCGTCGGCCGAGGCTTTTTCCACCGGCGTCATCGACCCGGGCGACATGATGCTCATGTACGGCTCCTCCATCTTTCTGATCGACGTGGTCGACCGCCTCTGCGACGACGCGCGCCTCTATGCGGGCAACTACTTCTTCCCGGACACCTATGTCATCAAGGGCGGCATGTCCACCTCCGGCACCATCACAAGGTGGTTCCGCGACAAGTTCTACACGGACGCGCTCGAAAAGGAGCGGCAGACCGGGCGCAACGCCTATGACATCATGCTCGACGACATCGACGCTATCCCCGCCGGATCCGACGGACTGATTACCCTGCCCTATTTCTCGGGGGAACGCACCCCGATCAACGATCCGAACGCCACGGGCATGATGTTCGGCCTGACTCTGAATCACACCCGCGCGCACATGTACCGCTCGGCTCTCGAGGGTGTCGGCTACGGCATCGCGCAGCACTTTGACATCATCCGCTCCATGGGACAGGAGCCGAAAAACGTCTACGCTGTCGGCGGCGGCACCAAGAGCCTTTCGTGGATGCAGCTGATCACCGACATCGCCAATGTCCCGCAGATCATCCGTGAGGTGACCATTGGCGCCTCTTTCGGCGATACGCTGCTCGCGGCGCTCGCCGTTGGCCGCTACAAAAACACAGCGGAACTCAAGAAGCTTCTCACGCCCGGCAAGGCGCTCGTTCCCGACCCGGTGGCCCATGAGGCCTATCAGCCCTACCGTCAGATCTACAACGACCTCTACCCCGCAACCAAACAGCTCATGCATGAGTTGAAGAAATAAGTTAAGGTGGTGTGATCCATGGAGAAAGTCTACTTTTTGGGCATTGACATCGGCACACAGGAGAGCAAGGGCGTCATCATGGACAGCGACGGCGTCATTATGGGCACGCACGTCTGCAAGCATCAGTTGCTGACCCCCAAGCCCGGTCGCTTTGAGCACGACGCCGAGACCGAGTGGTGGGGCGACTTCTGCACCATTTCAAAAGCTCTCTTTGAGAAGACCGGCATCAAAAATACCGACGTCAAGGCCGTTGGCCTCTCGGCTCTCGGCAGCGACTGCGTACCGGTGGACCGGGACTGCAACGCCCTGTGCAACGCCATCCTCTACGGCATCGACAGCCGCACGGCTGACGAGATTGTCTACATGACCGAGAAGATGGGCGGCGTTGAAAAGGTCATTGAATACGGCGGCGCTCCGCTGACCTCCTCGTCCATGATTCCGAAAATTCTGTGGTTTCGCAACCATGAGCCGGAGATCTACAACAAGGCCTATAAGTTTTTGACCGGCTCCTCGTTTCTCGCGGCGAAGCTCACCGGCAACTACTACATCGACCACTACACCAGCACCGACGCGACACCGATCTACAACCCCTATACGCTTACCTACAACAGAGAGCTCCTCGAGCTGTTCGATCTGCGCGAAGATCAGCTCGCCGATCTCTGCTACACGGCCGATATCGCCGGCACCGTCACCGAAAAGGCCGCTGCCGCCACCGGCATCGCGGTGGGCACTCCCGTCATTGCCGGTTCCTGCGACGCGTCGGCCGAGGCGATCTCCACCGGCGTCATCAATCCGGGCGACATGATGCTCATGCTCGGCTCCTCGGTCTTCTTCATCCCGCTGACCGACAAACTGAGAAACCACGAAAAGCTCAAGGGTTCGGCGTTCATCTTCCCGAATTCCTACATGGTCGCAGGCGCCATGTCGGCCTCCGGCTCTCTGACGCGGTGGTTCCGGGACAACATCTACTTTGACAAGCTCGCCGACGAGAAAGACGGTGGCCCGAACGCCTACGACGCCATGCTCGACGAGATCAAGGACATCCCCGTCGGCTCGGACGGGCTGATCACCCTGCCCTATTTTCTCGGGGAGCGCACGCCGCTCAACGACCCGTTTGCCCGCGGGGCCATGTTCGGTCTGACCTTAAATCACACCCGCGCGCACATGTATCGCTCGGCGCTCGAGGGCGTTGCCTTTGCCATTGCGCAGCACTTTGACATCTATGACGAGATGGGTCTTACCATCAACAAGGTGATGGCCGTCGGCGGCGGCACAAAAAATGTGCCGTGGCTGCAGATGATCGCCGACATCACCGGGCGCACCATCAACACCGCCAAAATCACCATCGGCGCCTCCTATGGCGACGCGATGCTCGCGGGGCTTGCCATCGGCTACTACAAGGACACCAAGGCTCTCGCCGATTTCGTCAAGCCCGGCATGACCTTTGAGCCCGACATGGAAAAGCACGAGCAGTACAAACCTTTCCGCAGCATCTTCGACCGTCTGTATCCGGCGACAAAGGAGCTCATGCACGAACTGAAGTAAAAAAATCCCCCGCTCACGCGGGGGATTTTCAATGGGATTGGAGAAGTTCTATGAACTACGAAAACTGCACCCTCTGCCCGCGTCTCTGCGGGGCGGACCGGGCCCACGGCCAGACCGGCGTCTGCGGGGAGACCTCCGAGCTGCGCGCGGCGCGCGCCGCTCTTCACCACTGGGAGGAACCCTGTCTGTCAGGCGAGCGTGGCTCGGGCACTGTCTTTTTTACCGGCTGTCCGCTCGGCTGTGTCTTCTGCCAGAATGCCGCCATCAGCCACAACCATGCGGGAAAGCCGGTTACCACGCAGAGACTCGCAGACATCTTTCTGGAACTTCAGCACAAGGGCGCGCACAACATCAATCTCGTCACGCCCACCCACTTTGTCCCGACAATCATCGAGTCGGTCGCGCTCGCGCGCTCGCGCGGTCTCTGTCTGCCCATCGTCTACAACAGCAGCGGTTATGAGCGCGTCGAGACCCTGCGGCTGCTCGAGGGCACCGTCGACATCTATCTGCCCGATTTCAAATACTGCGACGACGCTCTCGCCAGACGCTACAGCGCGGCTCCCGGCTACTTTGCCATTGCCGGCGCCGCCATTGCCGAGATGGTGCGCCAGACGGGCTCGCCCGTCTTTGAGCCGGACGGCATGATGCGCCGCGGCGTCATCGTGCGCCATCTCATGCTGCCCGGCCAGCTCGCCGATACCCGACGCATCATCGCCGCCATCCAAGACCGCTTCGGCGGGCGTGTCTACCTGAGCCTGATGAACCAGTACACGCCGATGGCAGGGCTCGAGCAGTATCCCGAGCTCCAGCGCAGAGTCGACCCCGGCGACTACGAGAGCGCCATAGAGTATGCGCTGTCTCTCGGTGTGACACAGGGCTTCATTCAGGAGGACGATACCGCAAGCGAGAGCTTCATCCCCCTGTTTGACGGCGAGGGACTGTAGAAAATGCAACCACAAAACGGAGTGGTCTTTTATGACCACTCCGTTTTGTGATCTCAGTACAGAGTCTGCTGATACCCATACCTGGAAAGCAATGTGTCTCTACGATCGGCACAGCGCCAAAAGCTCTTTTATGCATCCGGGGTATTTGCTCCGTCACCAAGGGGTCTGCCACACTTAAAACAGAAGTTCGCCCCCGCCTCGATCTCTGCCCCGCAGGAGCAGAGATTGCTCGCTTTTCCAATGGTTTCTTTTGGCACAGCCTCGGCGGGATTCTGAGCGTTCTTTTCCGCTGTGAGACTTTCCTTTCCGGCTTTCTCCGTCTCTGCGCAAGTTACACCCTTTTTCCTTTTGAATACCAATACCAGCAGCACCGCGCCAGCGCCCAGAACCGAAACGGCAATCACAGCAGGTATCGCCATGTTCTTAGATGAATCTGAACGATAGTAGGGACTTTCAAATATACCGTAGCGGGCTCCTTTTTTTGCCCAAAACATCCCTGTTGACAAATACCCGATATCGTCGTATTCCAGTGGTACTATTACCTCTCCATTCCTGTTAATGCAGCCCCATTTTTCATTTCCACGGGCATCCTCTTTCATTACGATTGCCACTCCATCGAAAAACACACTGGCGTCGTTATACTCCATCGGTATCACGATCTCACCGGCCTTATCGATGTAGCCCCACAGGATATCCCCATAGAGATTTATTTCCATCACCGCTGCCAGGCCCTCGGAAAAGGGACCGGCATCATCATATTCCAGTGGTACCACGATCTCGCCAGCCTTGTCTATATAGCCCCACCGGCGATATCCGTAGAAGCCGTCTGCCTCCACGGCCGCCAATCCTTCGGAAAAAGGTCTTGCATCGTAGTACTGCAGTGGTATCACAACCTCGCCGGTCTTATCGATATAGCCGTGTTTTCGGTAAAAATCGTCATCTATTTTCATAACCGTTGCCAGTCCGTCGGAAAAAGGCCGGACGTCATCATACTCCAGCGGCACCGTGACCCTGCCGGTCTTATCAATGTAACCCCATCTGTCATATCCGCGGGCATCCTCTTTCATGACGGCCGCCAGTCCTTCAGCAAAGGGCTGAATATAATCATACTCCATGGGCACCACAACTTTTCCGGTCTTGTCAATGTAGCCCCACCTGTTATTCTCGTAGGCATCCACTTTCATTACACCCGCCAGGCCCTCAGTGAACGAGCCTCCGCCATCATACTCCAGAGGTATCATGATCTCACCCGACTTGTTGATAAAGCCATATCTCCAATATCCGTCTGGACCATCCACTGTTGCCAATATCAACCCATCGGAAGTTTCAAATACTACAACAAAGTCATCTACTTTTTCGCCCGTCTCCAGATTCAAAGTGGATACTTCATACTTGTCGCTGGTCACGGTCAGCCAATTTAGATCACGATTGTATGCAGATGGCCGCTCTGCCCCGGACAACCATGTGATAGCGATCTCCGGAACCTTACCTGCCGCCTGGGCAGACGCTGCCAGACCAAGACACAGCAATAGTATCACAGCAAGAACAGAAACACGTCTTTTCATTTCTCCTTCTCCCCATAAATACGATATTGGCGCACAGAGGCATTGCTCACAAAAGCGCTGTTTCAGAATCGTTTTATAGTTTTCATATTGTGATTATATCAGGACTTTCAGTCGTTATCAATCCGTATTCTCTTCCCCAAAACAAACATTTGCAAGTTGAAAGTCGAGCGCTCCACCGGCGGTGGTATTCACACAGCCGCCCCTCATCGAGCGCCGGAGAAACCAGGGCCTGCCTCAATCAAAAGACAGGAGCCAGCAACAAACCGGCTCCTGTCTTTGTGTTTTATCTTTTGTCGTTTCCGCTCTATCTGCCGCAGTGTCGCGGGTTCTCACTTCTCTTCGATTTTTACCCCGCAGGAGTGAGCCGGATCCGCGTTGAATCGGTCGGCGCACAGCACACTCTCATAGAAGCGGTAGCCGCCCGAGAGATTGAAGCACGCAAAGCCGCGCTGCGTGAGAATCCGGCAGGCGATATAGCTCCTCAGGCCGCTGTGGCAGTTGACGTAGACCGGCTTTGCGGCGTCGAGTTCTGCGAGCCTGTCCCGCAGTTCATCGAGAGGAATGTTGACAGCACCCTCGATGTGTCCGCCCGCAAATTCACGCGCGCTTCTCACATCCAGAAGCGTCACGCTCCCGCGCGGCAGCTTCTCCACTTCATCCCAGTGGAACTGCCGCACCGTGCCGTCGCGCACATTCTCAATCACATAACCCGCCATATTCACCGGGTCTTTCGCCGAGGAGTAGGGCGGCGCATAGGCGAGATCGAGCTCGGTGAGCTCCTCGCCCGTCATTCCGGCCCGAATGGCGGT harbors:
- a CDS encoding FGGY-family carbohydrate kinase produces the protein MEKVYFLGIDIGTQESKGVIMDSDGVIMGTHVCKHQLLTPKPGRFEHDAETEWWGDFCTISKALFEKTGIKNTDVKAVGLSALGSDCVPVDRDCNALCNAILYGIDSRTADEIVYMTEKMGGVEKVIEYGGAPLTSSSMIPKILWFRNHEPEIYNKAYKFLTGSSFLAAKLTGNYYIDHYTSTDATPIYNPYTLTYNRELLELFDLREDQLADLCYTADIAGTVTEKAAAATGIAVGTPVIAGSCDASAEAISTGVINPGDMMLMLGSSVFFIPLTDKLRNHEKLKGSAFIFPNSYMVAGAMSASGSLTRWFRDNIYFDKLADEKDGGPNAYDAMLDEIKDIPVGSDGLITLPYFLGERTPLNDPFARGAMFGLTLNHTRAHMYRSALEGVAFAIAQHFDIYDEMGLTINKVMAVGGGTKNVPWLQMIADITGRTINTAKITIGASYGDAMLAGLAIGYYKDTKALADFVKPGMTFEPDMEKHEQYKPFRSIFDRLYPATKELMHELK
- a CDS encoding WG repeat-containing protein — encoded protein: MKRRVSVLAVILLLCLGLAASAQAAGKVPEIAITWLSGAERPSAYNRDLNWLTVTSDKYEVSTLNLETGEKVDDFVVVFETSDGLILATVDGPDGYWRYGFINKSGEIMIPLEYDGGGSFTEGLAGVMKVDAYENNRWGYIDKTGKVVVPMEYDYIQPFAEGLAAVMKEDARGYDRWGYIDKTGRVTVPLEYDDVRPFSDGLATVMKIDDDFYRKHGYIDKTGEVVIPLQYYDARPFSEGLAAVEADGFYGYRRWGYIDKAGEIVVPLEYDDAGPFSEGLAAVMEINLYGDILWGYIDKAGEIVIPMEYNDASVFFDGVAIVMKEDARGNEKWGCINRNGEVIVPLEYDDIGYLSTGMFWAKKGARYGIFESPYYRSDSSKNMAIPAVIAVSVLGAGAVLLVLVFKRKKGVTCAETEKAGKESLTAEKNAQNPAEAVPKETIGKASNLCSCGAEIEAGANFCFKCGRPLGDGANTPDA
- a CDS encoding FGGY-family carbohydrate kinase; this translates as MGIDIGTYESKGVLSDDCGNIVAKHVAKHELLTPKPGWCEHDAERDWWGDLCTISKNLIEKSGVSPNQIEALGCSTAATCCVPVDRELKPLRNAILYGVDTRTAKEIEYVKSLFDEKEFIARYHNPITTQSFVPKVLWIKNNEPEVYEKTYKFLLGTSFLVARLTGNFVADRYSLAAFVPVYDIEKGDYDDAYMGLCCRRDQLPDPMWTTEIGGRVTAEAAKATGLAEGTPVIVGTADASAEAFSTGVIDPGDMMLMYGSSIFLIDVVDRLCDDARLYAGNYFFPDTYVIKGGMSTSGTITRWFRDKFYTDALEKERQTGRNAYDIMLDDIDAIPAGSDGLITLPYFSGERTPINDPNATGMMFGLTLNHTRAHMYRSALEGVGYGIAQHFDIIRSMGQEPKNVYAVGGGTKSLSWMQLITDIANVPQIIREVTIGASFGDTLLAALAVGRYKNTAELKKLLTPGKALVPDPVAHEAYQPYRQIYNDLYPATKQLMHELKK
- a CDS encoding radical SAM protein, yielding MNYENCTLCPRLCGADRAHGQTGVCGETSELRAARAALHHWEEPCLSGERGSGTVFFTGCPLGCVFCQNAAISHNHAGKPVTTQRLADIFLELQHKGAHNINLVTPTHFVPTIIESVALARSRGLCLPIVYNSSGYERVETLRLLEGTVDIYLPDFKYCDDALARRYSAAPGYFAIAGAAIAEMVRQTGSPVFEPDGMMRRGVIVRHLMLPGQLADTRRIIAAIQDRFGGRVYLSLMNQYTPMAGLEQYPELQRRVDPGDYESAIEYALSLGVTQGFIQEDDTASESFIPLFDGEGL